One Prevotella intermedia ATCC 25611 = DSM 20706 DNA window includes the following coding sequences:
- a CDS encoding DUF1573 domain-containing protein yields the protein MKKFLMVALLMFIGITMASAQNQAEIKFDQITINVGTFPESAPVKKAVYTFTNVGNAPLVINQVVASCGCTVPKYDKRPIAPGQKGSVEITYNGQGKFPGHFKKSITIKSNAKTEMTRLYIEGVMEGK from the coding sequence ATGAAAAAGTTTTTAATGGTAGCATTGTTGATGTTCATTGGTATCACAATGGCATCTGCACAAAATCAAGCAGAAATTAAGTTTGACCAAATAACGATTAATGTTGGTACTTTCCCAGAAAGTGCACCAGTTAAAAAGGCTGTCTATACCTTTACCAATGTAGGTAATGCTCCTTTGGTTATCAATCAAGTAGTAGCAAGTTGCGGTTGTACAGTACCCAAATACGACAAACGCCCTATTGCTCCTGGGCAGAAAGGCTCAGTAGAAATTACTTACAACGGACAAGGCAAATTCCCTGGACATTTTAAAAAGAGCATTACAATAAAGTCGAATGCCAAAACAGAAATGACACGCTTATATATAGAAGGCGTAATGGAAGGAAAATAA
- a CDS encoding cupin domain-containing protein codes for MVIDFEKIAEEHIQGFKGGEGKLDTRNYVDDKARIMYSTLRPGARSGEHAHSGSFEVMYVISGELTVHYDGVEEVVRVGQVHYCPDGHKHWFENKTDHDVVYFAIVPTLG; via the coding sequence ATGGTAATAGATTTTGAGAAAATAGCAGAGGAACATATACAAGGTTTCAAAGGGGGAGAAGGAAAGTTGGACACCCGTAACTATGTAGATGATAAAGCTCGAATAATGTATTCGACGCTTCGCCCAGGTGCACGAAGTGGAGAGCATGCCCACAGCGGCTCGTTTGAAGTAATGTATGTTATCAGTGGAGAACTAACTGTGCACTACGATGGAGTGGAAGAAGTTGTTAGGGTAGGGCAGGTGCATTATTGTCCTGACGGGCATAAACACTGGTTCGAGAATAAGACCGACCACGATGTGGTATATTTTGCCATTGTTCCTACATTAGGCTAA
- a CDS encoding carboxypeptidase regulatory-like domain-containing protein, producing MQKRLLFLVVMLFALTSSVMAQITTSGISGKVTSDGEEVIGATVTATHQPSGTVYRALTNLDGRFTIQGMRVGGPYKVEIAYIGQQTKTFRNVTLRLGEVEDLSCKLQTDSKELQEVVVVAKAGINGTKTGAAQSLSAKQIAEMPSITHGIADVARLNPQLTTSSNGAMSFAGTNNRYNSFMIDGAMNNDVFGLTADGSNGGQAGTQPVSMETIEQIQINVAPFDVRQSGFTGGAINAITKSGTNKFHGSVYGFGNNQNLIGRHYPYSDGTGYAPKYQKQQQYQWGVTLGGPIIKDKLFFFVNFEDANKEYPNINGYGQTGSRILKEEADGVLAKVKEMAAKQGYDYTGAFGNPDIYTKSKKFGAKIDWNINDFNKFSFRWSLVDAKQLNNVSGASSLNDNHYYYPFESKTNSFTAELQSRLSPVLSNEARASYVRVRDQRAVASAFPMISLQVTGGTLNIGNERSSMANQLDQDIYTVEDNFTWYNGSHTFTFGTHNEFYRFANLFIQDANGTYNFADLAHFNKYYEDFMADKLDPNYAYFKQYRFGMANTDVTGDPRWKAPFSAGQLGFYVQDKWNATPSFQLTYGLRMEIPLFFDTPTANTGFNEYAAQRGWGVRTDHKLSSSPLWSPRVGFRWDINDDRQFILRGGVGVFTGRIPYVWISNNFTNTGIQMSKYSVYNPKGLNLIFDPNKQLENAEKLKVSAGSQEVDIFSDNFKFAQTLKFNLGFDFKALGIDWTAEAIYSKTLNDIYYKNLAIEATGKTFGQETGYTWDNRPMFTQTTKGTPYAYVYGLYNTNKGYTVNLSLKGEKHFDFGLDLMASYTWTRSMSVNSGTSSVAGSNWMFNTTYRNPNDPELGFSAYNVPHRVQASAYYRLGYGASKQWQTTIGLIYQGRSGSPYVIEMYGDMNGDGARGNDLMFIPTDAQIDQMRFAPTTVNNSNNTYPLITKVLGAGYKGNLSEEQQRALLKQWIADDSYMSKHRGEYFKRYADNLAFEHHFDVHLAQKYSFKVGGQVNSLELSFDIINVGNLLNKDWGHTYGDGFGRYFSPFNYEGDGLFKFDGTHVNRDYDSYNSRWRGQIGLRYTF from the coding sequence ATGCAGAAAAGATTGCTTTTCCTTGTTGTAATGCTGTTTGCTTTGACTTCTTCGGTTATGGCACAGATTACTACATCAGGCATTAGCGGTAAGGTTACGTCAGATGGCGAGGAAGTCATCGGTGCTACAGTTACTGCTACCCACCAACCTTCTGGAACTGTCTATCGGGCTTTGACCAATTTGGACGGACGTTTTACCATTCAAGGTATGCGTGTTGGTGGACCTTATAAAGTAGAAATTGCCTATATTGGCCAACAAACAAAAACATTTAGAAATGTAACGCTTCGCTTGGGTGAAGTGGAAGATTTATCATGCAAGCTGCAGACAGACTCAAAAGAGTTGCAGGAGGTTGTTGTGGTAGCTAAAGCAGGAATCAATGGAACAAAGACAGGTGCTGCGCAGAGCCTTAGTGCTAAGCAAATAGCAGAGATGCCAAGTATCACACATGGTATTGCTGATGTGGCAAGATTAAATCCTCAGCTAACAACATCAAGCAATGGCGCAATGTCGTTTGCAGGAACAAACAACCGTTACAATTCGTTTATGATTGACGGTGCAATGAATAATGACGTATTTGGTCTTACTGCCGATGGCTCTAATGGCGGACAGGCAGGTACGCAGCCAGTTTCTATGGAAACCATTGAGCAAATTCAAATCAATGTAGCACCATTCGACGTTCGTCAGAGTGGTTTTACAGGAGGTGCAATCAATGCTATAACAAAGTCGGGAACTAACAAGTTCCACGGAAGTGTGTATGGATTTGGCAATAATCAGAACCTTATCGGCCGCCATTATCCTTATTCTGACGGAACAGGTTATGCACCGAAATATCAGAAACAGCAACAATACCAATGGGGTGTAACGCTTGGTGGTCCTATTATCAAGGATAAACTATTCTTCTTCGTGAACTTTGAAGACGCCAATAAAGAATATCCAAATATCAATGGTTACGGGCAGACTGGCTCACGTATCCTTAAAGAAGAGGCTGACGGTGTACTTGCAAAGGTTAAGGAAATGGCTGCAAAGCAAGGATACGACTATACAGGTGCATTCGGTAACCCTGATATTTATACCAAGAGCAAAAAGTTTGGTGCAAAGATAGACTGGAATATCAACGACTTTAATAAGTTCTCATTCCGTTGGAGTTTGGTAGATGCAAAACAATTAAACAATGTCAGTGGTGCTTCATCGTTGAACGATAATCATTATTATTATCCATTTGAAAGCAAAACAAACTCTTTCACAGCTGAATTGCAAAGCCGTTTGTCGCCTGTATTGAGCAACGAAGCACGTGCAAGTTACGTACGAGTGCGTGACCAGCGTGCTGTGGCATCGGCTTTCCCAATGATTTCTCTTCAAGTAACAGGTGGTACGCTCAATATCGGTAACGAACGTTCATCTATGGCAAACCAACTCGACCAAGATATTTACACTGTTGAAGACAACTTTACTTGGTACAACGGCAGTCATACATTTACTTTTGGTACACACAACGAGTTTTATAGGTTTGCAAATCTTTTCATTCAGGATGCAAACGGTACTTACAACTTTGCTGACTTAGCACATTTCAATAAGTACTACGAAGACTTTATGGCGGACAAACTCGACCCTAACTATGCTTATTTCAAGCAATACCGCTTCGGAATGGCTAATACCGACGTAACGGGCGACCCACGTTGGAAGGCTCCATTCTCTGCAGGACAGTTAGGTTTCTACGTTCAAGATAAGTGGAATGCTACTCCTTCTTTCCAACTTACATACGGTTTACGTATGGAAATACCTCTTTTCTTCGATACTCCTACTGCTAATACAGGGTTCAACGAATATGCTGCACAGCGTGGCTGGGGTGTTCGCACAGACCATAAGTTGTCAAGTTCTCCTTTGTGGAGTCCACGTGTAGGTTTCCGTTGGGATATCAATGATGACCGTCAGTTCATTCTTCGTGGTGGTGTAGGTGTCTTCACAGGACGTATTCCATACGTTTGGATTAGCAACAACTTCACTAACACAGGTATTCAGATGTCTAAATACAGTGTTTATAATCCAAAAGGACTTAATCTAATCTTCGACCCTAACAAGCAATTGGAGAATGCTGAAAAGTTGAAAGTGTCAGCTGGAAGTCAGGAAGTAGATATTTTCTCTGATAACTTCAAGTTTGCCCAAACACTTAAATTCAATCTTGGTTTTGACTTTAAAGCATTGGGAATAGATTGGACAGCAGAGGCTATCTACTCAAAGACATTGAACGACATCTATTATAAGAATCTTGCAATTGAAGCAACGGGCAAAACCTTTGGTCAAGAAACTGGTTATACGTGGGACAACCGTCCAATGTTTACACAGACTACAAAGGGCACTCCATACGCATACGTGTACGGATTGTATAACACCAACAAGGGTTATACCGTAAACTTATCGCTGAAAGGTGAGAAGCATTTCGACTTTGGACTTGATTTGATGGCAAGTTATACATGGACACGTTCTATGAGTGTGAACAGTGGAACTTCTTCTGTGGCAGGTAGTAACTGGATGTTTAATACTACCTATAGAAATCCTAACGACCCAGAACTCGGCTTCAGTGCATATAATGTTCCTCATCGTGTTCAGGCAAGTGCTTACTATCGTTTAGGTTACGGTGCAAGCAAGCAGTGGCAAACCACTATCGGTCTGATTTATCAAGGACGTAGCGGCTCTCCATACGTTATTGAAATGTATGGCGATATGAATGGCGATGGTGCTCGTGGCAACGACCTTATGTTTATTCCTACCGATGCACAAATCGACCAAATGCGCTTTGCACCAACTACCGTAAACAACAGCAATAACACTTATCCGTTGATAACAAAGGTATTGGGTGCAGGATATAAGGGTAATCTTTCCGAAGAACAGCAACGTGCTTTGTTGAAACAATGGATTGCCGACGACTCTTATATGAGCAAGCACCGTGGCGAATACTTCAAGCGTTATGCCGATAATCTTGCTTTCGAGCATCATTTTGATGTTCACTTGGCACAGAAGTATAGCTTTAAAGTAGGTGGACAAGTTAATTCTTTGGAGTTAAGCTTCGATATTATCAATGTCGGAAACTTGCTCAACAAGGATTGGGGACACACCTATGGCGATGGATTCGGCCGCTACTTTAGCCCATTTAACTATGAAGGCGATGGCTTGTTCAAGTTCGATGGTACACACGTAAATCGCGATTACGACAGCTACAATAGCCGTTGGCGTGGTCAGATAGGTTTGCGTTACACATTCTAA
- a CDS encoding peptide MFS transporter codes for MFEGQPKSLYALALANTGERFGYYTMIAVFALFLRGNFGLDPGAAGAIYSTFLGLVYFLPLVGGIMADKFGYGKMVTTGIMIMFIGYLCLAIPLGTGTVAFSSMLAALLLISLGTGLFKGNLQVMVGNLYDAPGMESKRDSGFSIFYMAINIGALFAPTAAVKIHDWGITSLHMDPNAAYHLAFAVACVSLILSIAIYYTFRPGFKHLEGNTKKKDEKSGAASEAEELSPAETKERIIALCLVFAVVIFFWMAFHQNGLTLTYFADEFVQPTAEGAQSMVFDVINLFMVIVIVYAGFSFFGAKTGKAKGISALVMLAALAVIVYKYSVVEGSVSVSAPIFQQFNPFYVVALTPVSMAIFGALARKGKEPTAPRKIAYGMLIAGCGFLVMLLASMGLNSPDAQKAAAEGAKTFASPNWLIGTYLVLTFGELLLSPMGISFVSKVAPPKYKGAMMGGWFVATALGNLLVSVGGFLWGDLPLTVVWSVFIVLCILSAIFMFAVMGKLEKVAK; via the coding sequence ATGTTCGAAGGACAACCTAAAAGTCTTTATGCATTGGCATTAGCCAACACAGGAGAGCGATTTGGTTACTACACCATGATTGCAGTTTTTGCCCTTTTCCTCAGAGGAAACTTTGGTCTCGACCCAGGTGCCGCAGGGGCTATTTACAGTACTTTCCTCGGATTAGTCTACTTCTTGCCACTTGTTGGTGGTATCATGGCAGACAAGTTCGGTTACGGAAAGATGGTTACTACAGGTATCATGATTATGTTCATTGGATATCTCTGTTTGGCAATCCCATTGGGAACTGGCACAGTTGCTTTTTCAAGCATGCTTGCAGCCCTACTGTTAATTTCGCTGGGTACGGGTCTATTCAAAGGAAACCTACAAGTAATGGTAGGTAACCTTTACGATGCTCCTGGAATGGAAAGCAAACGCGACTCTGGCTTCTCTATCTTCTACATGGCTATCAACATTGGTGCGTTGTTCGCTCCAACAGCTGCCGTGAAAATTCACGATTGGGGTATTACTTCATTGCACATGGATCCTAACGCAGCTTACCACTTGGCATTTGCCGTAGCTTGTGTTTCGCTAATTCTTTCTATTGCTATCTACTATACTTTCCGCCCAGGATTTAAGCATTTGGAAGGCAATACAAAGAAAAAAGACGAAAAATCAGGTGCTGCATCTGAAGCAGAAGAGCTTTCTCCAGCAGAAACAAAAGAGCGCATCATTGCACTTTGCCTTGTATTTGCCGTAGTTATCTTCTTCTGGATGGCATTCCACCAGAACGGTCTTACGCTTACTTACTTTGCCGACGAGTTTGTACAACCTACAGCAGAAGGTGCTCAAAGTATGGTATTCGATGTGATTAACCTTTTTATGGTGATTGTCATTGTTTATGCAGGATTTTCATTCTTCGGTGCTAAGACAGGCAAAGCTAAAGGAATTTCAGCACTCGTTATGCTTGCTGCATTGGCTGTAATAGTCTATAAGTACAGTGTTGTGGAAGGCAGTGTATCTGTTAGTGCTCCTATCTTCCAGCAGTTCAACCCATTCTATGTTGTAGCCCTCACACCTGTCAGCATGGCTATCTTCGGTGCGCTTGCTCGCAAGGGTAAAGAGCCAACAGCTCCTCGCAAGATAGCTTACGGTATGTTGATTGCCGGTTGCGGTTTCTTGGTGATGTTGCTCGCTTCTATGGGACTCAACTCTCCTGATGCACAGAAGGCAGCTGCAGAAGGTGCAAAGACATTTGCATCTCCAAACTGGCTCATTGGTACTTACCTTGTTCTTACCTTCGGTGAGTTGTTGCTCAGCCCTATGGGTATCTCATTCGTATCAAAGGTTGCTCCTCCAAAGTACAAGGGTGCAATGATGGGTGGCTGGTTCGTAGCAACAGCCTTAGGTAACCTCCTCGTTAGTGTTGGTGGTTTCCTTTGGGGCGACCTTCCATTGACAGTTGTATGGAGCGTATTCATCGTGCTTTGTATCCTTTCTGCTATCTTCATGTTTGCAGTAATGGGCAAACTTGAAAAAGTAGCGAAGTAG
- a CDS encoding 16S rRNA (uracil(1498)-N(3))-methyltransferase — MKEARYFYVPNAADNNELPTEEATHAVRVLRLKSGDDIFLMDGEGTFYQAVVTLANQKHCLYEIKQSLPQDKTWKGYLHLAIAPTKDIGRIEWLVEKATEIGFDEISFLNCRFSERKVLRTDRIERIVVSAMKQSRKGWKPVVNEMVTFEEFMCREIKGAKFICHCYNEIEKADFFTELNSSDCANDITVLVGPEGDFSIDEVRQAINNNYQSVTLGNSRLRTETAGLSAVMMANLAHRI, encoded by the coding sequence ATGAAAGAAGCACGTTACTTTTATGTTCCTAATGCAGCTGACAATAACGAATTGCCAACTGAAGAAGCTACGCATGCTGTGCGTGTTTTACGACTGAAAAGTGGCGACGATATTTTCTTAATGGATGGCGAAGGAACGTTTTATCAAGCTGTTGTTACATTGGCAAATCAAAAGCATTGCCTTTACGAAATAAAGCAATCGTTGCCTCAAGATAAAACGTGGAAAGGATATTTACACCTTGCTATTGCTCCCACAAAGGATATAGGGCGTATTGAGTGGTTGGTGGAAAAAGCCACAGAAATAGGTTTTGATGAGATTTCTTTTTTGAATTGTCGCTTCTCTGAACGCAAAGTATTGCGTACAGACCGCATAGAACGTATTGTTGTATCGGCAATGAAGCAAAGTCGGAAGGGGTGGAAACCTGTTGTAAACGAAATGGTTACATTCGAAGAGTTTATGTGTAGAGAGATAAAAGGAGCGAAATTTATCTGTCATTGCTACAATGAAATAGAGAAAGCCGACTTCTTTACAGAATTGAATAGTTCGGATTGTGCCAATGATATAACTGTTTTGGTTGGACCTGAAGGAGATTTTTCTATTGATGAAGTTCGCCAAGCTATCAACAACAACTATCAAAGCGTAACATTAGGAAATAGTCGTTTGCGCACAGAAACAGCGGGATTGTCTGCTGTAATGATGGCTAATTTGGCACATCGGATTTAG
- a CDS encoding porin family protein: MHKKILTALLMILPLCAYAQVGDHRSDLSIGGNAGYVLSNVGFDPKVSQSMHGGITAGLSVKYVCEKYFNTICSIYGEVNYASMGWKQNIRTSKDEPVINANGTAEEYSRTLNYLQIPVFAHLAWGREQSGFNFFVQAGPQIGILLNETTAKNYETPNLSKDGSGRSNTIVEQESMPVEKKFDYGIAAGLGAEWSIRHLGHFLIEARYYYGLGNIYGNTKQDFFGKSNNSNILVKATYLFDITKSKNNR; encoded by the coding sequence ATGCATAAAAAGATACTTACAGCACTGTTAATGATACTCCCACTGTGTGCATACGCACAGGTAGGAGACCATCGCAGCGACCTTTCGATAGGTGGCAACGCTGGCTATGTGCTTTCAAATGTAGGTTTCGACCCCAAAGTATCGCAATCTATGCACGGTGGAATTACTGCAGGATTAAGCGTTAAATATGTGTGCGAAAAGTATTTCAACACCATCTGCTCTATTTATGGAGAAGTAAACTATGCTTCAATGGGGTGGAAACAAAACATACGGACATCGAAAGATGAGCCTGTTATCAATGCCAATGGCACAGCAGAGGAATACTCACGCACCTTAAACTATCTTCAAATACCCGTTTTTGCACATTTAGCATGGGGACGAGAACAAAGCGGTTTCAATTTCTTTGTTCAGGCAGGACCACAGATTGGCATCTTACTGAACGAAACAACAGCTAAGAACTACGAAACGCCAAACCTATCGAAAGACGGCAGCGGAAGAAGCAATACCATTGTAGAACAAGAATCTATGCCTGTAGAAAAGAAGTTCGACTATGGCATTGCAGCAGGTTTAGGTGCAGAATGGAGCATTCGCCACTTAGGACATTTCCTTATAGAGGCACGCTATTACTACGGTTTGGGCAATATATACGGCAATACAAAACAAGATTTCTTCGGGAAATCCAATAACAGCAATATACTTGTCAAAGCAACTTACCTATTCGATATAACAAAAAGTAAAAACAATAGATAA